Genomic DNA from Corylus avellana chromosome ca4, CavTom2PMs-1.0:
CAAGACAAGTCTTCTGAGTTGGGGCCATCTGAGCTCAAAAAACACTTGGATGAGCTTGGAGATCAGCTTTTTACAGGGACTTGCAATTTCTCCCCACACTACTCCAAATCCAAAGAGAaggttcttttgttttttttttttgttttttttgttcttcttatCAGCTTCGTCTCAAACATCATTAATTTTACCAAAATGGtattaatttactcttttaACTTCAATGAATTGCAGCCACCGCAGGCTTTCAATGTCTTCGATCCACAACCTGTTGCCCACAATAGCTTCTCATCTGTCAATGCAAAAGATGTAGGCTTCATAATTTTACCAAAATTAGCataattatatgaattaaaattaatgaaGAAGATGCATATTGCAGGGAATCAGTGTAATATGTTTCAAGACGGGAGGAGATCCATCTGTGAATAGCCACTGCGAGTGGCTTCAAACGGTTCCATTAATGCCGGACGCAATTCACTATAGATTCATCCCCATCACGTCTCTACTTAGAGGTGTCCCTGGCGAAGGTCTTTTATCGCATGCCATCAACCTCTATCTTCgatgtaagtttttttttttttttttttttctttgataagtgATAGTTTATTGataaagaacatatatatagaaccATATGTGGTGGATGCAGTTTTTTGTACCGCTTGACCGGTGATACGTTACCTGCAAAATAGTAAATGCGTCAAAGGATCGAATAAGCTTATAAGAAACACTAGCATGTAACAAACATTAGCTTTCATATGGCTTCatgaattaggattctctccagttcatttgaactaggggtgtcaaaataaatagggaaaaacttcactaaggaccccaaaactttcacccgttttaaAATACCTCCCtcgaacttcaaaatctctcaatttagtcttttgaacttttaattgctctcaatttggacaattccgttaattttagccattaaaaattcaaaaaaagaccaaaatatctctgatttttgtttttttttttaaaaaaaaaaataaaaaaacgttttagaagttggaattttatacaaaagtctggggtataaacgtcatgtgacgtttaaaatctgacggatgggtccaaattgaaagcaattgaaagtttaggggactaaattgagagattttgaagttcaggggggtatttcaaaacgggtggaagtttaaaggtccttagtgaagtttccccaaaaaatagAGTACCAACCGGTAACTGAGAAACTCATTTTGAAACCGGTTGGAAGTTCCGGTTTTTAGCACCCGGATAACCGGGTAACCAGGTAAccaggtgtatatatatatattttaatttttaatttttttagggcatttttaaacattgaatttttatagcatttgtaaacattggattttaaggccatttttaaacaatgaaattttgtgacatttttaaacattggatttttatttttttaggcccaaaaagccaaaaacaatgattttttaaggatttttttttttaacaatcacaacaaagcccaagttattgggacaaaaatgctaatagtgttctttaaaaaaaggcaaaaaattgttaaattaagcacaaaaattaGACCCAATACCTCAAATAAGCTCAAAAATTAGgctcaatacctaaaataagtcaaaatgattttttattttaaaaaaaaaaaactggataGCCGGGTACCAACCAGAACCGGCCGGTTATTGTATAATCGGGTAACTAGTTCCGATTCTGGTTTTCCAAAATCAAAAAACCGGGTactccggttccggttcccggTTTTGGTTAATAATCGGGAACTGGGACCGGGTTGACACTCTTAATtagaactggataatatcctgTTAGttatattaaagtatttttgtcctcacaaaaagtgaaaaaaataaaaatacttatctaatataattaattaaatattatctagTTTAAATGAACTGTAGAGCATCATGTTCTTCCTGGCTTCATGCACttgtatttttcattaattttctaGTTGGTGTATagaattaattttggtttaaattaatttgggtGCAGATAAGCCTCCTATTGCAGATTTGCAGTACTTTCTAGGCTTCCAATCGCACAAGATATGGGCTCCCATTCACAATGACCTGTCACTGGGTCCAGCCACAAATCGGGCTACTCCATCATCCGCCCTCCAATTCAACTTGATGGGTCCTAAGCTTTTTGTAAACCCTACTCAGGTACGTACACCTTTCTTCCATCACCTCCAATATTTTCCcatttcttttcatcttttctgCCGCAAAATCTAATTCCCATGCTGTGAATCAGCAGGTCACAGTAGGGAAGAGGCCGGTTACTGGTATGCGTTTGTACCTTGAGGGCATGAAATGCAACAGGTAAATGTAAATGTAAGCAAACCTTAACGGGAgggattgagtttttttttttttttttcttcaaatttagaAAGTAGTTGTAGAAGATGACAATTCAAAGAGGTTAAGTGAAGtatttggtttttggttttttttcttttttttttgcttttgtttttgtggcTTTATATTGACTAAAAATGACGATATCTTAGGTTAGCTATACATCTGCAACATCTATCAAACACTCCAGCAATGCTGGATAAGAAGATAGATGAATCGTCATTATGGCGTGGATCAGAAGATGTTGGCAACGATCAATACTTCGAAGCAATCCACAAAAAGTTCTCCCATATATGCACAGCGCCGGTTGAAGACGACCCTCGATGGAGCTCTAGCACTAAAGACGAAAGCTTCATTGTGACAGGAGCTCAGCTTCATGTGAAAAAACATGACTCAAAGAGTGTCCTCCATCTCAAGCTCTTGTTCTCCAAGGTGTCGGATTCTTTCATTGTTCAATCAACTTGGGCAGAAGGCTCCTCTGGGTTCTCCCAAAAGTCTGGCATTTTCTCTGCTATAAGTATGTCAATTTCTGGAAACCAAGTGAAAAAGAAGGATGCAGCTGTCGTGGTGGATTCCGGTGTGTTTCCGACGGGACCTCCGGTGCCGGTTCAAACACAAAAGCTTCTAAAATTTGTAGATATGTCACAGTTTTGTAAAGGGCCACAAGATAGTCCTGGACATTGGTTAGTCACTGGAGCAAGGCTGCAATGGGAGAAGGGGAAGATATGTTTACATGTCAAGTTCTCCTTGCTAAACATTGTTCATGATGATACAAGAGAAGTAtgaaaatatagataaaaatttTCTGCAGGACCCTAATCACATTGATTCGGATTCAGATCCTACTGGACAAGGGTGCTATACATTTTTGGACCATCTCCAAAGCCGTTATGGGTAGCCGAACCACCTGTTGACCAAAAGGGAGTGGTTCACCTAGCGGCTAATATGGGCTAGTCGAACTGTTAAAGCATCAGATAATTAAGATAATCAAACTCGTATTTACATGATCCTATGCAAATACATcctaaacaaatatataaagaTAAGAACAGTAGTGGTTAATTATCATAGGAATTGTTTATCTTCTAATTGAAGTGTAATCTCGTCTAGTAGAAGAGTAGTTATTTTTCGTCAACTGTATTTAATCTTAGTAGTTCAATTTGGAACAAACACCTTGTAAATCTTTATAAAtagaaatgcaaatcacagaaCGTGGTAAAGAGAAAAGAACTATTCTGAATACTGTTGTTGTTCTTTATATGGGATAAGAGCCTCGTATAGACTAACATCTTCATGGCTGATTCTGAATCTGAATCCTCTGTCAATTTCGTCCCTACCAACCCCAACAACACTACCTCCAATCAACCTTCCATTGTGTTCTCAGTTCCCCAACATGAATCAATCCTTGCAGATCCGTCTATCCATTGGAAATCACATGTCTTAGAAGACGCAGATTCTTGCTTACCTTTGAGGCCAAGATGCTTACCGCTTCATTAGAGGGGAAAATCCTTCTCCTCCATCAACTATTCTTAACCCATCTTAGTATTCCTATCTCTACCCTTACTAAGCCCTTTGTGACTCATGTTGTTGGGTGTTCTACATCTCATGCTCTTTCGGATACTCTGGAGACAATGTTTACCTCCCAGTCCTGAGCTCGTGTGATGCAAGTTCACTATCAACATGCCAGGCTGAAGAAAGGAAATTCCTTAATCACTGACTATTTCCAAAAGATGAAGACTCTCAGCGATACTCTTGCTACCAGTGGGcagtgataagtgctaaaatattcatattttcagtccttaacttgcatgttttaatcctttggttttagttaattaggccattttaattcctttttgtgtttttcatacttttgcaggcattttaaagaaaatgaagtaaatctagatgatttgggctcaaaaagagaagatggagaaaattggagctccctgacactgcgatcaattgctggatacctgcgatcgagcgtagtacccgagaggacacagcacaaagcaggccaggagcgatccaGCGCATGTCAGAAAAaggatcaatcgcagacctgggatcgagcgcacacgggttgcgatcgatcgcacccgtgtgcaggagacacatcaagtggcggctaaagtgtcactctttctatattagggttttccaattcccaattgtaataggtctcaaaaccttacgaaatccctaggtttactactttgccaaggacttctaaaacttataaatagacccttaagcctctagaataaatatactttgtaaggagaagaataggagctctctaagttcaagtcttgggtttattcttttcacttcttttattttattttatgaagatgtttaacatcaattttatgtgtagctaatttaattagtagggcttgatggaagccctagttatgttttgttaatatttcaatatttgcgtctttgtgatgatcttgttgtgctatttaacttgattaatgcctacttgcatgaattccttatatgtatgtgcatgatcaacatatgcatgtggtacggattagttagttaaatcaatttggatggccgagtcctgggtttaacataagtaacaaaagtaatccacgccggattcttgggttaatcaacatggagaaccgggagtatatgccatgccctaggcctcatgtgtttgtcgattttcatagaacatatgccttcctaaggaacaacttagtataaatcatgctaaatcccttaggaaagaaaagagttagagtatacgccatgcctaactcgttgcttaggaaaatctatagccttaaaagtatatgccatgccctaaggttgacaaacattagatatgcataacttgatcaaagcattgacatattgttatattaaccaaatataattagtggtggatatcaaagtcctaccctttattatcatcacttcaacaatcaatctttgttttacttaaatgaatctatttttaaacgtaaattcagcaatcctcgtgggaatgatcttgtacttgcaccatatactactatgttgaccttgtacacttgcaggtaaaacgtacaattatttacctattaatttaggtatatatTTTGCACATCAGGCAGCCTTTGATCGATTTTGAAACCGTCTCATTCCTGTTGGCGAGATTAGGGTCTGATTATGACCCTTTTGTGACCTTTGTCATGACTCGAGTGGATCCTTTAACCCTCGATGAGATTTATGGGCACTTATTGGCCCATGAAATTGTTGGAAATTGTGTCCAAACTCCAATTGATTGATAGAGTTTTTGAATAGAACAaaaaacatatacatatattcttACATGGCATATACATGTGTTAAGTTTTAGgttggcctaattcaatgacttGTCATGTAATGTCTTTATTGTTGTTGTCCTTCTTAGTGTGTTCAAAACTTTGGGAAATAGATTTTAGGCTCTCAGAGGCTGATTGAAAAAGTCACTGGTTTCCCGTCAAGAGTGCCGTTAGAACGAGACATGTAACGGGGAGTTACTGATTTCCCATCAGAAGTGCCATCAGGATGAGACATGTAACCGGGAGTTATTGTTTGCTCATTAGGAGCTGTGTCAAGACGGAACATGTAACGGAGAGTTACTGTTTTTTTGTCAAGAGTAGTGTCAGAACGAGGATGTGACGAGAGTGAAGCTAAAactactgttttctcgtcaggaacCTTGTCACAATGGGAGATGTAATGAGACCATAGctgaagctactgttttctcgttAGGAACCTCGTCAGAACGGGTCATGTAACGGGACCAATAttgaagctactgttttctcgttAGAGGCTGTGTTAAGACGAGACAAGTGACGGAGATAAGACGCTTGTTCTTCATGTCAGGACGAGACTGCTTTCTCGTTAGGACGTGGGTTGTTTCAAATCTACGAATCTAGCCTTCACGTCATAACGAGAAAGTGTCCCGTTAAGACGTGACAACGGAAATGTCTTCATATTCTCGCTACTTTGTTTTCTATAGACTTTTTGGGTAATATTTTTCTCTGGTTTTCTGTTGATAGAAGTCTCGATTTTTCTCTACTAGCGCTGGGTCTCGAGAGATTGATTTAAGAGAGCACGTGATATAGCCTTGGGTTGTCCTTTGCTCTTGATTGTTAGCATGTTGCCTTGATTCATTTGATGACAAGAAGATTGTGGCGTTGGTGAGCTTGAAGAAGGAAGTCTACCGAATGGTCGGTAAGGAAATGCACTCTATGAAGATGGTtaggatggagacaagctgggaagcttgtcgctcttactaagtctagaggtcctcaaggttATGAGTATCATCTCGTCtgtaactctgaatcttcatTTAGTGATTTCTCAGGTCTGGCTACCCTgaagtggtttttacctttgaggtgctcaaagggttttccactttgtaaacaaatcttgtgttgCGTTTGCGTTTGCGATGCTTATATTCTACTGTgcttgttttttaatttgataattgtgTAGttgattattttgattatttggcGATTAGAGGTAGAGCACGATCCCAGTAAatctttcaattggtatcaaagcgggttcGCTTGGTTTAGACTCACGTCTTGAGCATGTTTGTTGACCTCTTTGTTATGGAGCCAAATACATCTTTTCTCCATGCTCCTCCCATTTTCAATGGGAATGATTATGCTCATTGGAAGGTTCGTATGAAAGCCTACTTGAAAGGGCTTAATGACAATATATGGCTCATGGTTGAAAAGGGATTTGATAAACGAGATGGTGACTTTGAAAAATAGAGTAAGGAAGATACGGTGAACAGCAATAGGAATAATTGGGGGTTAAGTTGCATTTTCAATTGCGTATCATCCGATCAGTTTCGACAGATTACTTTTTGTGAGACCTCAAAAGAGGCTTGGGATATTCATGAGAAGACCCATGAAGGATCTAAAGGAGTGAGGAAGGCCAAACTTCAAATGTTGACATCTTGGTTTGAGATTGTGAGCATGAAGAAAGATGAAACATTTGGTGAATTTTACACCAATTTGAGTGAGATTGTGAACTCCATGTGAGGACTTGGTGAGAGAATTTATGAAGTTAAAGTGATTGAAACAATTCTCCGGTCACTACATTCTCGTTTTGATCCTAAAATAACTACTGTTGAGGAAAGCAAGGTTGTGGAATCATTGGATGTTGATGAATTGGTGGGATCTCTCATAACCTATGAGAGCAGGAATGTAATGacccaaataaattaattaggcTTAGGACAACTTAATTGGGGGattaattggactttgggtcactagagACATCTAGAGGGgcatttttggcatttttgtaTTTCAGAGCTACAGTAGAGGAACGCTCGTGTGGGGGACCACACACGAGTGCTCGCCTGTCAACCGTACACAAGCGCTTGTGTGGGGACCAGGACGAGCACTCATTGACTTTTTTGGACAGCTAGTTTTTACCCACATGTGCCACCTGCAACTCTGACCCCTCTGACCTACAGTATATGAGCGCTCACCCCTGTAGTACTACGAGCTCTCGATCCTTTCCTGTTACTCACCATTTTGCCCTCAAACCTTTTCCCCGATAAATACCACCCAACACCCATTCGATTTTTCAGCTGCAGAAACCTTGGGGAAACCTTGTTGGATTGTTTTTGTGAGTGTTGTGAGGTGGTGTGACCTTTTGGTGAGGAAGCAGGCGTTACTTGCATGTGAAGGTAACCATTACCCTTTTCATTGAGTTATTAGCTTGGTTCTTGTTGAGTAGGTTATTGTAAGCTTTCACCTGTTTAGTCGTTTTTACCATTAGACATAATCATGTTATTAGAAGGCATCATGTTGGTTAGAATTGCTAGAAACCCTTTTTGGCCTTAGGATTAGCTGGAGGAACGCTCGGGAAGCAAGTGGGtcaaaatgaggttctacctaaacCTCATTAGACGAATGTGTGTCCCTAGGTCGAGCGCTTGCCCAAGGTCATTAAGGGAATGGCCTTTTCGGCCAAGCACCCAATGACCCTTGTTTTCAAGTCTAGGATTGTTTTAGTGGTCTTAGGACTTATGGGAGGATTTCAACAGGTTTGGAGAGCCTAGAACCCTTGGAAGGATACTCGGAGAACCTACTCGacctaggtgagttttaactcacataatgctcgccatACATTTTCCTGCAATGCACGATTATTTTGTGTactaaaacatgcatatttacaccTCTCACAATATTCActttgttgcacatgaactctagctttgtgtgaaaatgtgctatttaacaagataatgacattgagacttgtaaaagcatgcatggaaaatacggacaagattaattggatcgtatgacatggtacaccaataTGTGTGagataatggccatgggcttactatccatgttaactttatggtgaagtgtgtgtgtgatatatgagccttggatccaatggttatttcgtgatTGGCACAACCTTAACGGGCGGTCACTActggacgtacatcattagtagagTGGGtcacccgaggttggactcgATCAAGCTGGATGGTTgtgtacaatggtcggggcaccgacattgtattacagatccctcgggacagtgccaacccttCTAAAAataggtaatatctcgggtagaccatactgttgaattATCAtagttactcatgattataagcatgtattatatTTCTATATCATCCATGAATATTTGTCATGACTAAAATGTTGCATTCTTTATCAAATGAAGTTCATCACTGAAATGTCATAGGTATTATGAGCATTaatattcactaagtctttgtattttccccttttttttttttatggtttccCCTTCATTATGAATAATTGCGCAGTTTAGCTAGCCTAGAAGAAGTTGCCTACGAACTCGACTTGGGTGATTGCTCAGGACCTAATCCGAGTTATTTTTGAAGACATGGACACTATTTGGCTGACTTCCATATGGGATGAAGGAGGAACCACACATGAGGCAATGATCGAGATTGTCATCTCTTTGGCATTACTCAAACTTATGATttgatcttttatctttttgtaagACAATTATCTTATGGTTGTAATATGTTATAACGGTCTGTTGTCCGATACATTTGATGACGTATTTATGTGATGAGGTTATTATGTTTACTCTGGTGAATGAATGTGTGATTGTTTTAGTTACTGCTCTTCATTCCTATAGTTTAAAATTCTTCTGTTGAAGTCTCTCTTATAGGAGATGTTATGATCCCTAAGTCTTGTCCCGTGAAGGATAgagctgggagacgaaccatagGGTTAactactagttaattgatttttctaTTGGGGTCGTTACAGTTAGTATCAGAGCCTTATGCTCTGAAGGACTATAGGATAAAAGGAAAGGAAGCCTAGGCAATGATCACACCAGAGTATAGCTAGATAGTTGCTAGGACTTAGTTTCTAGGTTGGACGCTTGGTTCTAATCAAGTCGgttcaattcattgcttagggagatcaatagcttaaggagtagataccatgcccttaggttggcaagcattaagtataccggtataattgtagcattggcatattatttatcttagttgagtctgattagtggtagatatcaaaatTCTAACcctttctttcttattatttcaaatcaatctttcaatttgtgacatttagttaattaattaggaaaatcattctaagcataatttcatcaatcctcatgggaatgatctcatatttgcctaatatactatcgttttgatcttgtacacttgcgagtaaaacaaaacaattatttgcctattaatttaggtgagtaatTGTCAgcacaagtttttggcgccgatgccggggattgtgttaaattttgtttagaatttttttccatgaagtttttgttttctattttttatttttaatctctttttgtgttttaacgTTTATGTTCTGCAGCgatgtgctcgagcgcactagtGCGATCGATAGCACATGCCAGTGCAATCGAGGGCACAGGCAACAACAtaattctatttaatttttttttttagacaataCACTCGAGCGCCCATCTAGAAGGAATCGAGTGCACCACAGCGTTCGAGCGCACATCTAGACAGTAGCACTCCAAGGCTGCATCCTCAGGCCggttgtaattttttctttttctttttattttccttttgttttatgattttctttttgttgttttactcatgtggggagacattccaacaccccatggaccatgttcatattgctataatCCTTAccaccatgttagagattgtccttcaACCAGACAATTTTCTAACTTTTCTTTTGAGAAtatgaacacatcgttctctagaccgagGAATGACtactattttgattcctataaccccACATGGAGCCACCAGTCTcatctctcgtggcaagctcaagctttAGAAAATCATGCTCCAACATTGCAAGAACTGCTCCAACAAACATATCCGGAGTTCTATGATCAATCATATTCCCCTCAAGTAGCTCCACAACAACAGTATTAGGCCAAGCCACCTCCTTCGAAGAGTTCTAACTTTGAAGAAAGGGTATCAGCTATTCTAAGCAAATTTGAGGCCAA
This window encodes:
- the LOC132178796 gene encoding MACPF domain-containing protein At1g14780; amino-acid sequence: MGEGGGIVEKALSSLGRGFDLTSDFRLNYCKGKRRLVLLNEQHTRELHVPGFGAFKDVSVDIKCDKGDRTRYQSDILNFNQMSEFFNQKSSVLGKIPSGFFNSVFGFQSGAWATDAANTKFLGLDGYFISLFNVRIDRFALVLSDEVREAAPTSWDPFGIARFIEKYGTHIIVGLSIGGQDILLVKQDKSSELGPSELKKHLDELGDQLFTGTCNFSPHYSKSKEKPPQAFNVFDPQPVAHNSFSSVNAKDGISVICFKTGGDPSVNSHCEWLQTVPLMPDAIHYRFIPITSLLRGVPGEGLLSHAINLYLRYKPPIADLQYFLGFQSHKIWAPIHNDLSLGPATNRATPSSALQFNLMGPKLFVNPTQVTVGKRPVTGMRLYLEGMKCNRLAIHLQHLSNTPAMLDKKIDESSLWRGSEDVGNDQYFEAIHKKFSHICTAPVEDDPRWSSSTKDESFIVTGAQLHVKKHDSKSVLHLKLLFSKVSDSFIVQSTWAEGSSGFSQKSGIFSAISMSISGNQVKKKDAAVVVDSGVFPTGPPVPVQTQKLLKFVDMSQFCKGPQDSPGHWLVTGARLQWEKGKICLHVKFSLLNIVHDDTREV